In the Enterobacter cloacae subsp. cloacae ATCC 13047 genome, TAATGTTTTTCATTTTGCGGATCATGATGAACTCGTCGCGGTTGGAGCCAACGGTGCCGTAATAGTTGAAGCCGTAAGCCAGCTGCGCGTAACCGCCTATCATGTGCGTCGGTTTCGGGCAGACGCGGGTCACCGAGTTATGAATTCCGCCGCGCCGTCCGGTCACCTCTGAACCCGGAATGTTAAGAATGCGCTCCTGGGCGTGGTACATCATGGTCATACCCGGCGGCACGCGCTGGCTCACCACCGCGCGGGCGGTGAGGGCGCCGTTGGCGTTGAAGGCTTCAATCCAGTCGTTGTCCTCAATGCCCAGTTCACGCGCGTCGGTTTCACTGATCCAGACAATCGGCCCGCCGCGCGACAGGGTCTGCATCAGCAGGTTTTCACTGTAGGTAGAGTGGATGCCCCATTTCTGGTGCGGCGTCAGGAAGTTGAGCGCTTTTTCCGGGAAGCCGTTCGGCGGGATCTCGCGCATATGGCTGACGCTGCGGGTATCAATCGGCGGACGGTAAGCCACCAGACTTTCGCCGAAGGCGCGCATCCACGGGTGATCCTGATACAGCTGCTGACGGCCGGAGAGGGTGCGCCATGGGATCAGCTCGTGAACGTTGGTATAACCCGCGTTGTAGGAGACATGCTCGCTTTCCAGACCGGACCAGGTCGGGCTGGAGATGATTTTACGCGGCTGCGCCTGAATATCGCGGAAGCGGATTTTTTCATCTTCTTTATTCAGCGCCAGGTGGGTGTGGTCGCGTCCGGTCAGTTCGCCCAGCGCTTCCCATGCCTTCACCGCCACCTGACCGTTGGTTTCCGGTGCCAGCGCGAGGATCACTTCGGCGGCATCAATGGCCGTCTCGATACGCGGACGGCCTTTCGCCGGACCGTCGAGCTTGACGTAGTTCAGCTTGCCGAGGAACTCGACCTCGTTTTGCGTGTTCCACGAGATCCCTTTCCCGCCGTTGCCGAGCTTGTCCAGCAAGGGGCCGAGGGAGGTAAAGCGCTCCCAGGTTTCCGGGTAGTTACGCTCGACGACCGCAATGTTCGGCGCGGTTTTGCCGGGGATCAAATCGCATTCGCCTTTGCGCCAGTCCTGAATATCAAACGGCTGGGACAGTTCCGCCGGGGAATCGTGCTGCAGAGGCTGCAACACGACGTCCGTTTCCGTACCAAGATGGCCGACGCACACGTCAGAGAAAACTTTGGCGATGCCTTTGTAAATCTCCCAGTCGCTGCGCGATTCCCACGCCGGGTCGACGGCGGCAGACAGCGGATGAATAAACGGATGCATGTCGGAGGTGTTCATGTCGTCCTTTTCATACCAGGTGGCGGTGGGCAGGACGATGTCAGAGAACAGGCAGGTGCTGGACATACGGAAGTCAAGCGTTACCAGCAGGTCGAGTTTGCCCTCAATGGCGTTAGCCTGCCAGTCGACCTCTTCAGGCTTCACGTCATCGGTCGAGCCTAAATCTTCTCCCTGGATCCCGCTTTCGGTGCCGAGCAAATACTTGAGCATGTACTCGTGGCCTTTGCCGGAGGAGCCAAGCAGGTTCGAGCGCCAGACAAACAGATTGCGAGGGTGGTTTTTACCGCTGTCGGGCTGCTCGCAGGCGAAGCGGATATCGCCCGATTTCAACGCCTGAACGGTGTACTCCTGCGGAGAAAGGCCTGCTGCCTCCGCGCGGGCTTTGATGTGCAGCGGGTTGAGGTTGAGCTGCGGCGCCGACGGCAGCCAGCCCATACGCTCGGCGCGGACGTTGAAGTCGATCAGATGACCGGTGAATCGGGATGCATCCGCCAGCGGAGAAAGCAGCTCCTGCGCTGTCAGCTTCTCATAGCGCCACTGGCTGGCGTGGTTGTAAAAGAACGAGGTGCTGTTCATCTGGCGCGGCGGGCGGTTCCAGTCCAGCGCGAAGGCCAGCGGCAGCCAGCCGGTTTGCGGACGCAGCTTCTCCTGGCCCACGTAGTGCGACCAGCCACCGCCGCTTTGGCCCACGCAGCCGCAGAAGACCAGCATGTTGATCATGCCCCGGTAGTTCATGTCCATGTGGTACCAGTGGTTTACCCCGGCACCGAGAATGATCATCGAGCGTCCATGCGTTTTGTGCGCCGTGTCGGCAAACTCACGGGCAATTTTTTCAATCAGATACGCGGGGACGCCGGTGATCTGTTCGCCCCAGGCCGGTGTATACGCTTTGATCTCACCATAATTTTCAGCCGCGTTACTGTCTTCCAGACCACGATCGAGACCGTAGTTGGCGAGCACCAGATCGTACACGCTGACCACATGTTTCTGGCTGCCGTCGGCAAGCGTCAGGGTTTTACTCGGCACGCGGCGGGTCAGCACTGGTTCCTGTTTCACGCTGCGAAAATGCGGGTTCTCATTACCGCCAAAGTAGGGGAAGGCGACATCCGCCACGCTGTCGTGGGTGATCAGCAGGGAAAGGGTCAACTCCGTTTCCTGACCCGCAGCCAGCGATTCCAGGTTCCATTTGCCTTTTTCGCCCCAGCGGAAGCCAATGGAACCGTTAGGAACCACCAGATTACCGGCAATATCAAAGGCGACGGTTTTCCACTCCGGGTTGTTGGCTTCGCCCAGCCCGTCCACAAGGTCGGACGCCCGCAGCATGCGTCCCGGCACCAGACGACCATCGGCCTGCTCATCCAGCAGAACCAGCATCGGCATGTCAGTGTAGCGGCGGCAGTAGTTGAGGAAGTAGTCGCTTGGGTTATCGAGGTGGAACTCTTTGAGGATCACATGTCCCATGGCCATCGCCAGCGCGCTGTCGGTCCCCTGTTTGGGGGCGAGCCACTGGTCGCTCAGTTTGGCAACTTCTGAGAAGTCCGGCGTGATGGCAACGGTTTTGGTCCCTTTATAACGAACCTCGGTAAAGAAATGGGCGTCGGGGGTGCGCGTCTGGGGAACGTTAGAGCCCCAGGCGATGATATAGCTGGAGTTGTACCAGTCGGCGGACTCCGGCACGTCGGTCTGCTCGCCCCAGGTCATGGGCGAGGCGGGAGGCAGGTCGCAATACCAGTCATAGAAACTCAGGCAGGTACCGCCGAGCAGAGAGAGATAGCGGGTACCGGCAGCGTAAGAGACCATCGACATCGCCGGAATAGGCGAGAAACCGGCCACGCGGTCCGGGCCATAATTTTTGATGGTCCAGACGTTGGCGGCGGCAATCAGCTGGTTCAGCTCTTTCCAGTTCGAGCGGATAAACCCGCCTTTACCGCGTGCCTGTCGGTAGCTCTGCGCTTTTTGCGGATCGTTTTGAATGGCATCCCAGGCGAGTACCGGGTCGCTGTGCTGCGCCAGCGCCTCGCGCCAGAGTTCAATCAGCCTGCGGCGCACCAGCGGATATTTGAGGCGGTTGGCGCTGTAGAGGTACCAGGAGTAGCTTGCGCCGCGTGGGCAACCGCGTGGCTCATGGTTAGGCAGGTCCGGGCGAGTGCGGGGGTAATCGGTCTGCTGGGTTTCCCAGGTCACCAGTCCGTTTTTGACATAAATCTTCCAGCTGCAGGAGCCGGTACAGTTCACGCCGTGGGTAGAGCGCACAATCTTGTCGAACTGCCAGCGCTGGCGGTAGCTGTCTTCCCAGTCCCGGTTGGTGTGATACACCTGCCCGTGCCCATCGGCGAAACTGTCGCCTTTTGTTTTGAAGTAACGAAAGCGGTCCAGCAGTTTGCTCATGACATTTCTCCTGCTTCGATAGCATGGCCGGAGGGTGCTGCATCACGCTCCGGCGAAGATGTAGTTATTATTTTTGTGAGGATTTACGGCCGTACACCAGCCAGGTGACGAGCACGCAGACGATGTAAAACACGAGGAAGACTTTCATGGCGCCGACCGGCGATCCGGTCATTGCCAGCGAGGTGCCGAAGGCTTTAGGGATAAAAAATCCGCCTACTGCGCCAATGGCGGAAATAAAGCCCAGCGCGGCAGCGGTGTCTGTCACGGCTTCATGCTGCGCCTGTTCATCGGTGCCACCTTGCTTTCTCACCCGGTCAATGGTGATTTGGCGAAAGATAATCGCAATCATCTGGAAGGTTGAGCCGCTGCCCAGCCCGGCGGTGAGGAACAGCCCCATAAAGACCAGATAAAACGCGACAAAGCTGCCGGAGCCCGAGCCGGGCAGGGTCAGGAAGATCAGGGCGCTAAAGATGGCCATAAAGACAAAGTTGATGAGTGTGACGCGCACGCCGCCCAGCCTGTCGGAGATCATCCCGCCCGCTGAACGCGCCAGCGCACCAATCAGGGGGCCAAAGAAGGCAAGGTGAAGAATGTTAACGTCCGGAAACTGGGTTTTCGACAGCATGGCAAAGCCTGCCGAGAAACCGATAAACGAGCCGAAGGTCGCCAGATAGAGCAGGCTCAGCAGCCAGAGATGAAACCGCTTAAGCACAGGAAGCTGGCTGGCGATAGAGGCTTTTGAGCTGGCGATATCGTTCATGCCAATAAACGCCGCAATGGTGGCCAGCAGCAGAAGCGGGGCCCAGATCCAGGCGGCATTCGCCAGCCACATGGTGGACCCGTCCTCCAGAGGCACACCGTTTACCCCCAGAAAGGTGAAGATCGGCAGAAAAATGACCAGTGGCGCGATCAACTGCATTACGCTGACGCCCAGGTTTCCCAGCCCGCCGTTGATTCCCAGTGCGCTACCCTGTCTGGATTTCGGGAAGAAAAAGCTGATATTCCCCATGCTGGAGGCAAAGTTAGCGCCCGCAAATCCGCAGAGCAGGGCAATGACGATAAAGACCCAATAAGGCGTCGCGGTGTTCTGAATGGCAATCCCCAGCCAGACGCAGGGGATAATCAGGATCACGGTGCTCAATACTGTCCAGTTACGTCCGCCAAATATCGGCACCATAAAAGAGTAGGGGACACGCAATATTGCGCCGGAGAGAGAAGGTAATGCCGTTAGCATAAAAAGCTGATCGGTAGTGAAATTAAATCCGACTTTATTGAGGTTAACCGCAATGGCACTAAATAACATCCAGACGCAAAAGGCCAATAGCAGGCAAGCCACAGAAATCCATAGGTTTCTTCGCGCGATATGTTTGCCTTTATTCTCCCAGAATTGCGGATTTTCCGGTTTCCAGTTAGTTAAAAGATGGTGATGACTTTTCTCACTTTGTTGTGACATATCGCCCTCTTGCTTACCCAAATGAAGATAAAAAATAAGTAAAAACAGCTAGATATGTGAAGGTCTGGTATTGTGGTTATTGGAAGTATTGAGATACATCTGAAAGGATAGATAAAAAAGCGAACCCCAGAGTTTGGAAATCAAATAGGGGATCGCCTAATGTGTTACCAATTGTAACGGTGGGATTTAATTACTCAGAAGGGAGTATTAAAACAACTCCAGAGAAATTAATTTATCAAGATGATTATTAAACGCAGCGTCATCCATTTCAGGCATGTTTAATAGATATATGCCGTCAAGGCCACACACCAGGCCAATTAAACGCCAGGCAATACTTGCTGCCGGGTCACCGGAACGGAATACGCCTGCATTCCTGCCAGCTTCAATAAGGGCAACCGTTTCCTGATGCCACATCTCCATTGTCAGCACATACGCGCCCTTGATCTCTGCGTCGCGGGTTGCGAGGATTTGCGCTTCTCGCCAGAGGCGAATGTAGGGTTCAAACCTGCCGTCATCGCTGCCGAGCATGGCATGTAAACGTGCCCGCCAGCTGGCGTGTTCCCCGACCACATCCGCATCCAGCAGTTCGCGGATCAGTCGGATAAAGGCCAGCGATTTTAACTCACCGCCGGAGGTGAAATGGTGATGCACTTGCCCGGTTGCGACACCGGCTTCGGAGGCGATGCGGCGCACCGTCATGGCGGAAAATCCCTCGGCCAGCGCCACGCGCATGGCGGCCTGTAAGATCTCTTCCCGTCTTTCATCCCTGGTCAGATAACCCATTTTCTCTCACTCTTAAATAGCAATGAAACGAGTGTAACAAAGAGCTGGACAAGTGTTCAACATTCCGTAGGATCGCATCCTGGACATGTGTCCATTTTTATATAAAAAGGAAATTTATGTTTCGTCAGTGGTTAGCGTTAGTGATTATCGTGCTGGTGTATATCCCGGTGGCGATTGACGCGACGGTGCTGCACGTGGCGGCGCCGACATTGAGCATGACGCTGGGCGCCAGCGGTAATGAATTATTGTGGATCATCGATATCTACTCGCTGGTGATGGCGGGTATGGTGCTGCCAATGGGCGCGCTCGGCGACCGCATCGGTTTTAAACGGCTGCTGATGCTTGGCAGCACGCTGTTTGGCCTGTCATCGCTGGCGGCGGCCTTTGCCCCCTCTGCGGGCTGGCTGATTGCCGCGCGCGCCTCGCTGGCAATTGGCGCGGCAATGATCATACCGGCAACCCTTGCGGGTATACGCACCTTGTTTATTAACGCGCGAGATCGCAACATCGCGCTTGGCGTCTGGGCCGCGGTCGGGTCCGGCGGGGCGGCGTTTGGTCCGCTGATTGGCGGTATGCTGCTGGAGCATTTTTACTGGGGATCGGTCTTTTTGATCAACGTGCCGATTGTGCTGGTGGTGGTGTCGCTGGCCGCGGTCTATGTTCCGCGTCAGCAAGGGCGCCCAGAGCAGCCGCTGAATATTAGCCATGCCGTCATGCTGATTGCGGCAATTTTGCTGCTGGTCTATAGCGCCAAAACCGCGCTGAAAGGCGGGCTTTCTCCATGGCTGGTGGCCTGTACACTGCTCACCGGCGCGGTATTGCTGTTTATCTTCGTGCGTATTCAGCTTCGCGCCCGCGTGCTGATGATCGACATGCGCCTGTTTTGCCATCGCATCATTTTAAGCGGGGTGGTGATGGCGATGACCGCCATGATCGCCCTGGTGGGGTATGAATTGCTGATGGCCCAGGAGCTGCAGTTTGTGCATGGCTTTACCCCGTTTGAAGCGGGCATGTTCATGCTGCCGCTCATGGTCGCCAGCGGGTTCAGCGGCCCGATTGCCGGGATACTGGTTGGTCGTCTGGGGCTGCGCATGGTAGCGGCAGGCGGAATGGGGCTGAGCGCCGTCAGCTTTATTGGCCTGTCGATGCTCGACTTCAGCACGCAGCAGTGGCAGACGTGGTGCCTGATGGTGCTGCTTGGCTTCAGTGCAGCGAGTGCGCTGCTGGCCTCCACCTCGGCAATCATGGCGGCGGCACCGAAAGAGAAAGCCGCCGCTGCCGGGGCGATTGAAACCATGTCCTACGAACTGGGCGCAGGGCTGGGGATCGCGATATTTGGTCTGTTGCTGACCCGCAGCTTCTCGGCGTCGATTGAACTACCGCAGGGCTTACCTTCAACGCTGGCTGATAAAGCCTCGTCATCCATTGGCGAAGCGATGAAGGTCGCGCAGGATCTCAGTCCGGCGCTCGGTGAAACCGTCATTGAGGCGGCAAAAACGGCGTTTATCACGTCGCACAGCGTGGCGTTAGGCAGCGCCGGTGGGATGTTATTGCTGCTGGCGATTGGGATTTGGTTTAGCCTGGCGAACGCGCCGCAACAGTAAATGCAAGCCCGAAGGCGCTGCACCTTCGGGCTTTTCACTTCTTCTTCAGCGGCGCGGTGTCGTTATCGCGTCAGCCGATAGTGCGATTGCACCAGACCTGACGGGAAGCTACGGGTGGATAAAAGCATTAAATCGATATCCCGGGGCAGCGAGCCGAACAGCGGCTTGCCTGAGCCGATAAGGACAGGAACGGTGGTGATAACCATATCGGCCACCAGTCCTTCGCGCAGAAACGACTGGATCACCTGTCCGCCATCAATATAGACGCGGTGTGCGTTCTGCGCTGCCAGCTCAGCAAGCGCTTCCTTTGGGGTACAGCGGGAGAACTGCACTTTACCTTTCAGAGGCTCGGGCACCTCGGTGTCAGCCAGCTGACTGGAGAGCACCAACACGGGTCGGTTATAGGGCCATTGGTCAAAGGTCAGCACTTTCTCATAGCTTCCCCGGCCCATCACAATCCAGTCTTTGTCGGCAATGAACGCATCATAACCATGATCTTCCGTTGGATCATCGCGCTGGAGTAGCCAGCCGATATCGCCATCCTGGCGGGCAATGTAGCCATCAAGACTGACGGCGATAAAAACGTGGGTGGTAATCATCGAGGGCTCCCTGTTCAGGCTGTGACGTTAGGACAGTGACGACAGAGCAGTATACCGGAACCGGGGGATGACGATCAGGGGAGCGGGCAGAGGGGCAAAAAAAAGCCAGCCGCAGGGGCTGGCTTTCGGGTGTGACAAATCTTAGAACTGGTAGGTCAGACCTACAGCAACGATATTGTCGGTAGCGATTTTAGCGTCTTTGGTGAACGCATTGTCGTCCA is a window encoding:
- a CDS encoding MFS transporter, whose product is MFRQWLALVIIVLVYIPVAIDATVLHVAAPTLSMTLGASGNELLWIIDIYSLVMAGMVLPMGALGDRIGFKRLLMLGSTLFGLSSLAAAFAPSAGWLIAARASLAIGAAMIIPATLAGIRTLFINARDRNIALGVWAAVGSGGAAFGPLIGGMLLEHFYWGSVFLINVPIVLVVVSLAAVYVPRQQGRPEQPLNISHAVMLIAAILLLVYSAKTALKGGLSPWLVACTLLTGAVLLFIFVRIQLRARVLMIDMRLFCHRIILSGVVMAMTAMIALVGYELLMAQELQFVHGFTPFEAGMFMLPLMVASGFSGPIAGILVGRLGLRMVAAGGMGLSAVSFIGLSMLDFSTQQWQTWCLMVLLGFSAASALLASTSAIMAAAPKEKAAAAGAIETMSYELGAGLGIAIFGLLLTRSFSASIELPQGLPSTLADKASSSIGEAMKVAQDLSPALGETVIEAAKTAFITSHSVALGSAGGMLLLLAIGIWFSLANAPQQ
- a CDS encoding dihydrofolate reductase family protein; translated protein: MITTHVFIAVSLDGYIARQDGDIGWLLQRDDPTEDHGYDAFIADKDWIVMGRGSYEKVLTFDQWPYNRPVLVLSSQLADTEVPEPLKGKVQFSRCTPKEALAELAAQNAHRVYIDGGQVIQSFLREGLVADMVITTVPVLIGSGKPLFGSLPRDIDLMLLSTRSFPSGLVQSHYRLTR
- a CDS encoding TetR family transcriptional regulator, with product MGYLTRDERREEILQAAMRVALAEGFSAMTVRRIASEAGVATGQVHHHFTSGGELKSLAFIRLIRELLDADVVGEHASWRARLHAMLGSDDGRFEPYIRLWREAQILATRDAEIKGAYVLTMEMWHQETVALIEAGRNAGVFRSGDPAASIAWRLIGLVCGLDGIYLLNMPEMDDAAFNNHLDKLISLELF
- a CDS encoding NarK family nitrate/nitrite MFS transporter, translated to MSQQSEKSHHHLLTNWKPENPQFWENKGKHIARRNLWISVACLLLAFCVWMLFSAIAVNLNKVGFNFTTDQLFMLTALPSLSGAILRVPYSFMVPIFGGRNWTVLSTVILIIPCVWLGIAIQNTATPYWVFIVIALLCGFAGANFASSMGNISFFFPKSRQGSALGINGGLGNLGVSVMQLIAPLVIFLPIFTFLGVNGVPLEDGSTMWLANAAWIWAPLLLLATIAAFIGMNDIASSKASIASQLPVLKRFHLWLLSLLYLATFGSFIGFSAGFAMLSKTQFPDVNILHLAFFGPLIGALARSAGGMISDRLGGVRVTLINFVFMAIFSALIFLTLPGSGSGSFVAFYLVFMGLFLTAGLGSGSTFQMIAIIFRQITIDRVRKQGGTDEQAQHEAVTDTAAALGFISAIGAVGGFFIPKAFGTSLAMTGSPVGAMKVFLVFYIVCVLVTWLVYGRKSSQK
- a CDS encoding nitrate reductase subunit alpha, whose product is MSKLLDRFRYFKTKGDSFADGHGQVYHTNRDWEDSYRQRWQFDKIVRSTHGVNCTGSCSWKIYVKNGLVTWETQQTDYPRTRPDLPNHEPRGCPRGASYSWYLYSANRLKYPLVRRRLIELWREALAQHSDPVLAWDAIQNDPQKAQSYRQARGKGGFIRSNWKELNQLIAAANVWTIKNYGPDRVAGFSPIPAMSMVSYAAGTRYLSLLGGTCLSFYDWYCDLPPASPMTWGEQTDVPESADWYNSSYIIAWGSNVPQTRTPDAHFFTEVRYKGTKTVAITPDFSEVAKLSDQWLAPKQGTDSALAMAMGHVILKEFHLDNPSDYFLNYCRRYTDMPMLVLLDEQADGRLVPGRMLRASDLVDGLGEANNPEWKTVAFDIAGNLVVPNGSIGFRWGEKGKWNLESLAAGQETELTLSLLITHDSVADVAFPYFGGNENPHFRSVKQEPVLTRRVPSKTLTLADGSQKHVVSVYDLVLANYGLDRGLEDSNAAENYGEIKAYTPAWGEQITGVPAYLIEKIAREFADTAHKTHGRSMIILGAGVNHWYHMDMNYRGMINMLVFCGCVGQSGGGWSHYVGQEKLRPQTGWLPLAFALDWNRPPRQMNSTSFFYNHASQWRYEKLTAQELLSPLADASRFTGHLIDFNVRAERMGWLPSAPQLNLNPLHIKARAEAAGLSPQEYTVQALKSGDIRFACEQPDSGKNHPRNLFVWRSNLLGSSGKGHEYMLKYLLGTESGIQGEDLGSTDDVKPEEVDWQANAIEGKLDLLVTLDFRMSSTCLFSDIVLPTATWYEKDDMNTSDMHPFIHPLSAAVDPAWESRSDWEIYKGIAKVFSDVCVGHLGTETDVVLQPLQHDSPAELSQPFDIQDWRKGECDLIPGKTAPNIAVVERNYPETWERFTSLGPLLDKLGNGGKGISWNTQNEVEFLGKLNYVKLDGPAKGRPRIETAIDAAEVILALAPETNGQVAVKAWEALGELTGRDHTHLALNKEDEKIRFRDIQAQPRKIISSPTWSGLESEHVSYNAGYTNVHELIPWRTLSGRQQLYQDHPWMRAFGESLVAYRPPIDTRSVSHMREIPPNGFPEKALNFLTPHQKWGIHSTYSENLLMQTLSRGGPIVWISETDARELGIEDNDWIEAFNANGALTARAVVSQRVPPGMTMMYHAQERILNIPGSEVTGRRGGIHNSVTRVCPKPTHMIGGYAQLAYGFNYYGTVGSNRDEFIMIRKMKNINWLDGEGRDQVQETKK